A stretch of the Lactuca sativa cultivar Salinas chromosome 9, Lsat_Salinas_v11, whole genome shotgun sequence genome encodes the following:
- the LOC111899005 gene encoding glycine-rich RNA-binding protein RZ1A — MSDDVEYRCFIGGLSWSTSDRALKDAFSKFGHLLDAKVVVDKESGRSRGFGFVTFDEKQAMEDAIEAMNGMDLDGRNITVDKAQPQGGSGRDYGGGGDRDRGRDRGRDRDGGGRRGGGGGGGGGGGGGGDCFKCGKPGHFARECPSEGDRGGGRYGGRDDRYGGGRGGGGGGGGGRYGPDRNGDRNNGRSRNGGGGGGGGSDRYGRDRSGPYERRSSGGFR, encoded by the exons ATGTCTGATGATGTGGAATACCGCTGTTTTATCGGTGGGTTATCATGGTCAACATCTGATAGAGCTCTAAAAGATGCGTTTTCAAAGTTTGGACATCTTCTTGATGCAAAG GTGGTTGTAGACAAGGAATCTGGACGCTCACGAGgatttggatttgtgacttttgatGAAAAGCAAGCGATGGAAGATGCAATTGAAGCAAtgaatggaatggatttggatggAAGGAACATCACAGTAGACAAAGCTCAACCTCAAGGTGGTTCAGGCAGGGATTATGGTGGTGGCGGTGACCGTGATCGTGGGCGTGACCGCGGTCGTGACCGTGATGGAGGCGGCCGtcgtggtggtggaggtggtggcggtggtggtggtggtggtggtggagattgCTTCAAGTGTGGTAAGCCTGGACATTTTGCTAGGGAATGTCCAAGTGAAGGCGATAGAGGTGGCGGTAGGTACGGTGGCAGGGATGACCGTTATGGTGGTGGACGTGGCGGCGGaggcggcggcggtggtggtCGTTATGGTCCTGACAGGAATGGAGATCGTAATAACGGACGCAGTAGGAATGGcggcggtggtggcggtggcggcaGTGATCGGTATGGTCGTGACCGTTCTGGACCATACGAACGCCGATCAAGTGGCGGTTTCCGATGA